A window of Halostella salina contains these coding sequences:
- a CDS encoding dodecin has protein sequence MVFKKITLIGTSSESFDAAADDAIDRAEATLNNVHWIEVDELGVEIASAEDREYQAEVTVAFELED, from the coding sequence ATGGTGTTCAAGAAGATCACGCTGATCGGTACCAGTTCGGAGAGCTTCGACGCCGCGGCCGACGACGCGATCGACCGCGCGGAGGCGACGCTGAACAACGTCCACTGGATCGAGGTCGACGAACTCGGCGTCGAGATAGCCAGCGCCGAGGACCGCGAGTATCAGGCCGAGGTCACGGTGGCGTTCGAACTGGAAGACTAA
- a CDS encoding phosphatase PAP2 family protein yields MGLVDVVLQLAVMVSILLTVTTTVLVGPRRLWHAIRNYRWRLDEVAPYLSLLLIILGVRKLTMDYTGELSWALDWNITELIYSLEGTLVADIQSIRTPLLTDYFVFIYLYGYVFLLVFPVIAYFARDEMRSMKELLVAYGFNYGVGLVCYVAFIAYGPRNLIPDIVNSLLYITYPQSQLLTGEINHNTNVFPSLHASLATTTFLLAWRTRDEYLAWVPIAGIFSVSVSLSTMYLGIHWGTDVVAGIILAVGSIYVADHVVEHDMLADWGPFGGGWGVERVRERL; encoded by the coding sequence ATGGGTCTGGTAGACGTGGTACTGCAGCTCGCGGTGATGGTCTCTATCCTCCTCACCGTCACGACTACCGTCCTCGTCGGCCCTCGCCGGCTGTGGCACGCGATCAGGAACTACCGCTGGCGGCTCGACGAAGTGGCCCCCTATCTGAGCCTCCTGCTGATCATTCTCGGGGTGCGAAAGCTCACGATGGATTACACCGGCGAACTGTCGTGGGCGCTCGACTGGAACATCACCGAACTCATCTACAGCCTCGAGGGCACGCTCGTCGCCGACATCCAGTCGATACGGACGCCGCTGTTGACGGACTACTTCGTGTTCATCTACCTGTACGGCTACGTGTTCCTCCTCGTTTTCCCCGTCATCGCCTACTTCGCCCGGGACGAGATGCGCTCGATGAAGGAACTGCTCGTCGCGTACGGGTTCAACTACGGCGTCGGGCTGGTCTGTTACGTCGCCTTCATCGCGTACGGCCCGCGGAACCTCATCCCCGACATCGTCAACTCCCTTCTGTACATCACGTATCCGCAGTCACAGCTACTCACCGGCGAGATCAACCACAACACGAACGTGTTCCCCTCGCTCCACGCCTCGCTGGCGACTACGACGTTCCTGCTTGCCTGGCGCACCCGCGACGAGTACCTCGCGTGGGTGCCCATCGCCGGGATCTTCTCGGTTAGCGTCTCGCTGTCGACGATGTATCTCGGTATCCACTGGGGCACCGACGTGGTCGCCGGCATCATACTCGCCGTGGGCAGCATCTACGTCGCCGACCACGTCGTCGAACACGACATGCTCGCCGACTGGGGGCCGTTCGGCGGCGGCTGGGGGGTCGAGCGCGTCCGGGAACGGCTCTGA
- a CDS encoding ABC transporter substrate-binding protein: MKERGASLGRRQLLGGLGAAAAAGTAGCVTELWASSTRDAPDQISLTVKSLPADQDAAGIEIARQYAERLQSLGIDASIEPKAESELMTDVLLDQEFDIFVARHPGIEHPDELYSLLHSLFVQEQGWQNPFGITNVTLDDDLTRQRTSDGRTREMAIASALRTAVNIQPFSVIAYPEFLGAADAELQRNWTVPTLQRAVDYLRLSPTDTGDPRDSIRVATRNGAVTGNRNPLAVEQHDRDRILGLIYDRLCRRINGETVPWLARSWRWVGDEDDTESTTAVLNLRDGLQWHDGESITADDVAFTYRFLSDTSMGNANGTVPAPRYRAASSLVSSVTAVSNRQCRIEFDPCSRDVATSAFAVPLFPQHVWSEQTNVIQEYLTRALVWQNRQPVGSGPLAFESATQGQGLTLTRFDDHFLLDGRDLDAPVDEFAGRPAYESLQFSVVPSGPAGIELVENGELDIIGSSLDTGDVPRANRSDSVQLMVGDPREFYILGFNTRSAPLSNPRFRQVLGRLLDRRTITDEIFDSYATPGNAPLVDDQYIPDDLQWSGTSALGEFPGEDGTVDVEAAKQLFRDAGYRYSSQGELLIQG, from the coding sequence ATGAAGGAGCGCGGTGCGAGTCTCGGCCGACGCCAGTTGCTCGGGGGACTCGGAGCGGCAGCAGCCGCCGGTACTGCCGGCTGTGTGACGGAGCTGTGGGCGAGTTCGACCCGGGACGCCCCCGACCAGATCTCGCTGACGGTCAAATCCCTCCCTGCCGACCAGGACGCCGCTGGCATCGAGATCGCTCGGCAGTACGCCGAACGACTGCAGTCGCTCGGTATCGACGCCTCGATCGAACCGAAAGCGGAGAGCGAACTGATGACCGACGTCCTTCTGGACCAGGAGTTCGACATCTTCGTCGCCCGACACCCGGGCATCGAACACCCCGACGAACTGTACTCGCTGCTTCACTCCCTGTTCGTGCAGGAGCAGGGCTGGCAGAACCCCTTTGGCATCACCAACGTCACGCTCGACGACGACCTGACCCGCCAGCGAACGTCGGACGGGCGGACGCGGGAGATGGCGATCGCGAGTGCGCTCCGAACGGCGGTCAACATTCAGCCGTTCTCCGTCATCGCCTACCCGGAGTTTCTCGGGGCCGCCGACGCCGAACTCCAGCGGAACTGGACCGTCCCGACGCTACAGCGGGCGGTCGACTACCTCCGGCTCAGCCCGACAGACACGGGCGACCCCCGCGACAGCATCCGCGTGGCGACACGGAACGGTGCGGTCACGGGTAACCGAAACCCGCTGGCGGTGGAGCAACACGACCGCGACCGGATACTCGGACTCATCTACGACCGGCTCTGCCGGCGGATCAACGGCGAGACCGTCCCCTGGCTGGCCCGGAGCTGGCGCTGGGTCGGCGACGAGGACGACACCGAATCGACGACGGCAGTTCTCAACCTCCGGGACGGACTGCAGTGGCACGACGGCGAGTCAATCACCGCCGACGACGTGGCGTTCACCTACCGGTTCCTGTCCGACACGTCGATGGGCAACGCGAACGGGACGGTCCCCGCCCCACGGTATCGCGCCGCCTCCAGCCTCGTCTCGTCGGTCACCGCGGTCTCGAACCGCCAGTGTCGGATCGAGTTCGACCCCTGTAGCCGGGACGTGGCGACGAGCGCGTTCGCAGTCCCGCTTTTCCCCCAACACGTCTGGTCCGAACAGACGAACGTGATCCAGGAGTACCTGACGCGAGCGCTCGTCTGGCAGAACCGCCAGCCGGTCGGAAGCGGGCCACTGGCGTTCGAAAGCGCGACCCAGGGACAGGGGCTCACCCTGACACGGTTCGACGACCACTTCCTCCTCGACGGCCGCGACCTGGACGCGCCAGTCGACGAGTTCGCGGGCAGGCCGGCGTACGAGAGCCTGCAGTTCTCCGTCGTCCCCTCCGGGCCGGCGGGGATCGAACTCGTGGAGAACGGCGAACTGGACATCATCGGGTCGTCGCTTGACACCGGTGACGTGCCACGGGCGAACCGCTCCGACTCGGTACAGCTCATGGTCGGCGACCCGCGCGAGTTCTACATCCTCGGGTTCAACACGCGGTCGGCACCGCTCTCGAACCCGCGGTTCCGGCAGGTGCTCGGACGCCTGCTCGACCGCCGGACGATCACCGACGAGATATTCGACAGCTACGCGACGCCCGGAAACGCCCCGCTGGTGGACGACCAGTACATCCCCGACGACCTGCAGTGGTCGGGGACGAGTGCCCTCGGAGAGTTCCCCGGGGAGGACGGGACCGTCGACGTCGAGGCGGCGAAACAGCTGTTCCGCGACGCCGGCTATCGGTACAGCAGCCAGGGCGAACTGCTGATCCAGGGGTAG